A stretch of DNA from Vidua chalybeata isolate OUT-0048 chromosome 3, bVidCha1 merged haplotype, whole genome shotgun sequence:
CTGTGCCAAACACAGACTTCCTACTGAATTTTTGTGCTTGGACTAGACCCAATCAGCAAGAATGCCACAAATTCCCAGCTTACAGTGGTCTCACCAGGCACTTTATCATCAACAGGTCGTACATTAAGCTTGtgacatttcagatttttacaTTCCTGGAGGGAATCCCCTAGACAGCCCTAGGATTTACAGAAAAATGACCTGAATTTTCCCTGTATGATCATTACCTGATCCTATTGCCCCATTAATTCAGATTCTACTAGAGAAAGCTCAGCAGCAAATCCCATGTTTAAATGGCCAGCTGAGTGTACTAATATGTTGTCCACTGAGAACCAGAACTTACCCCACAGTAGCGATCATCACTGAATATCTGTGGTGGCAGTGGAttgccttgtgcaggctgcctATCCTCAGGAATGTTTTTATACATCCATTGTCTCTTCTCCTCTGACATGGTGATATCCACTTCTTCAAACTCTATGCGGTTGGCTTCTAGAAACCTCACCACATCCTGCTGCCTCTTCTTTATCTAggtggaagaaggaaaattaaaaaacctaGAATCAGAGCAAGTCCTCCATAACACAGACATGCTTACAAATCTGAGAACATTcctcccctcccatcccacTTTCATAGGATGGGAAGTCACAAACTCAGAAAGACAaaggagacttttttttcagttttaaattcaCAAAAGTTAAGCATTGCTGTTTCTTTACATGTTGGCAAAGATTATACTTCTTCACCTCACTTGTGAGGTGGCTGTCTGTTTAATTCAGCTTTGGTAATTTCAGCCTTTACCCtctaaagatatttttaaaaagcaaactgtAAGGGTCTCTTCAGAAGTAGAAGTTAAAAGAGGCAGCCGGTGTTCAAAGATATTAGGGGCTATATTTTTATAGCCCCTAAAAATGCAAGGCACCTAAAAATGCAAGGTAAATAACGTGGCAAGTCTCAGAAGAATTTACTCTAAAGTGTTCATTGAGATGAAGATGACAGgacatctgaaaaaaacccaacccagctacacacatttttgtttttctatacacctacacttttttttaagtgcagcTCAACAGTTTCCCAAGCAAGGCTTGTTGAATATTTAGCTAAGAGTGTCTGTCAGCATAATACACATGCCTGAAAGTACTGAAAGTACTGAAAGTACATGATGTCATCTCttgaaaatgaacttttttttcaaaaaaaaaaaaaaaaaaaaaaaaaaagcatgaggTTTGTATTAAATGTATGGGGTTTCTGTCCCTCAAAGAGATCATCATCTTTATACAAAGAGGCAGAACACTGAGAACACTGGCAGTTTTTATCTCATTGTAGTTAAGATTGGTTGGACccaatgatcttagaggtcttttccaaccttaccAATTCTATGATATTAAGATCAGCCCTTAAGAGCTAGCTGGGCTTCAAGAAGATACCGTCAGGTAAAGACAACATCTGCCTCAAATAGGACTTTATATCAAGACAGCAACCTTGGAAATGAAAGTCTGTACTTTTTGCATCAACCTGATGAATTAATACATTCAGAAAGGAACTATAAATTATGTGCCATATTTTTTACAGCTATCATCACAgtgttatttgaaaaaaaaatcagctttaatAATTTTACACTCTTCCTGGAGTGTCATATCCATGCAGTTGCTGGCTGGCATAAAGCCCAGGTGGATGAATCATGCCTGTGGGTATCATATGACCTAGATACTACTTGGAAATCAGAGGATTTTCAAAATGCATGTGCTAGTTGCTCCTGTCACACAACCGAGTCTACCTGTCTAAATGCatcacaaaaatacaaaattttggAAGCAATACTGATGGAATTCTTATTTCCTTGAAATAAGGCAGCCATCCTAAGAAACTACAAATACAAAGCATTGGAACAATTACTGTCTTTCTTAAGAAGTGGACTGCACAGTAAATTTGTGTCACAATGtcttattctttttcctttatttgcaCACACTGGTGCAGTTTTTTAGGCATATGTGAAAGAATCACTTTTTCATAGAGAAGGCAGCTCCTAAACTTTCACGTAAGCAATGCATTatcaacaacagcaaaattaCTGCATCATCATCACTGCTGGTACCAAAGGCAACACACCTTTTACTGCATCCCTAAAAATTCAAAGTATaggagtgaaagaaaaaaacattttcctctgtctttcaACAAGAAGCTGCAAAAGAACAcaaaagagacagagacagcAATATTCCtaatacaaatattaaatatctgGTTAAACAGAAAAGAGATGTCTAAAATTACATGTGGGAGAGGTCATTTCCTTATAGTGAAGTGCTACCAAAACTGACATGAAATCCCCCCTGCACTGGTCAGAGCAATGAGCAAAGTCCAGAGTGGCTGGGCCAGCCCTCTGGCCCCAAGGCCAGTTGGCATCCTCCAGCCAAAGCTATTAAACCTTCAGCCTCTCAAAGCTGCTGCTCACAAACTGCACACTGGGAATCATCCCTGGCATGCTGTAACATCTAAATCATGGCCACGGGCTGCTTGTGAGACTCTAAGTTAGCCTTGG
This window harbors:
- the SH3BGRL2 gene encoding SH3 domain-binding glutamic acid-rich-like protein 2 isoform X1 — translated: MVIRVFVASSSGSVAIKKRQQDVVRFLEANRIEFEEVDITMSEEKRQWMYKNIPEDRQPAQGNPLPPQIFSDDRYCGDYDGFFESKESNTVFSFLGLKPTLTSKVSEGLA
- the SH3BGRL2 gene encoding SH3 domain-binding glutamic acid-rich-like protein 2 isoform X2 encodes the protein MVIRVFVASSSGSVAIKKRQQDVVRFLEANRIEFEEVDITMSEEKRQWMYKNIPEDRQPAQGNPLPPQIFSDDRYCGDYDGFFESKESNTVFSFLGLKPTLTSKESEP